One part of the Chryseobacterium mulctrae genome encodes these proteins:
- the panC gene encoding pantoate--beta-alanine ligase has product MEVLKNKKTLQDFIERQKEMGKKIGFAPTMGALHNGHLSLYEAARKENDLVISSIFVNPTQFNNAEDLEKYPRDTDRDISILKNSELVDAVYLPQVEDIYPEKTESQRYDYDGLENEMEGKSRPGHFDGVGTVVEELFRQVKPDNAYFGEKDFQQLAIIKKMVEKKQLPIKIKGVSIYRAENGLALSSRNQRLTETRKEDARIIFETLTKVKEWFKSTSVFNIKENVDEIFSHQKNMKLEYFLIADESTLKETNQKEDGNSYRAFIVVDVDGVRLIDNMHLD; this is encoded by the coding sequence ATGGAAGTTCTAAAAAACAAAAAAACACTTCAGGATTTTATAGAAAGACAGAAGGAAATGGGCAAAAAAATAGGTTTTGCGCCAACAATGGGAGCTTTACACAATGGGCACCTGTCATTATACGAAGCTGCAAGAAAAGAAAATGACCTGGTCATTTCTTCAATTTTTGTAAATCCTACACAGTTTAACAATGCTGAAGATCTCGAAAAATACCCAAGAGATACCGATCGCGACATCTCCATTCTCAAAAATTCAGAATTGGTAGATGCTGTTTATCTTCCTCAAGTTGAAGATATTTATCCTGAAAAAACAGAAAGCCAGCGTTACGATTATGATGGTTTGGAAAATGAAATGGAAGGAAAATCAAGACCGGGGCATTTTGACGGGGTAGGAACAGTAGTTGAAGAACTTTTCAGACAGGTAAAACCAGACAACGCTTATTTTGGAGAAAAAGATTTCCAGCAATTAGCTATTATCAAAAAAATGGTCGAGAAAAAGCAACTTCCTATTAAAATAAAAGGAGTTTCTATTTACAGAGCAGAAAACGGTTTAGCTTTAAGCTCAAGAAATCAACGTCTCACCGAAACCAGAAAAGAGGATGCTAGAATAATTTTCGAAACATTAACAAAAGTTAAAGAATGGTTTAAAAGCACTTCAGTTTTTAACATTAAAGAAAATGTAGACGAAATTTTTTCTCATCAAAAAAACATGAAATTAGAATATTTTCTGATTGCTGATGAAAGCACATTAAAAGAAACCAATCAAAAAGAAGATGGAAATTCTTACAGAGCCTTTATCGTAGTTGATGTAGACGGAGTAAGATTAATTGACAATATGCACTTGGATTGA
- a CDS encoding glycogen/starch synthase: MPNQKILYITTEMYPYQEDTNLAAVVNKMALKMHQEGNDVRVFMPRFGQISERKFQLHEVIRLSGMNIIINDLDQPLIIKVASLPGERLQVYFIDNEEYFKRKQYYFDDEGVAFDDNDERAIFFARGVIETIKKLNWVPDVIHLNGWMSSFVPIYLKTYYKSDTYFKDAKIVLSLYNEKDAALAGNVGEKLQFDNISDLNALNNPSFESFVIESMNYVDEVVKGDEFLNGDLDKGFNETTTSKSEYLDVDSISKLY, encoded by the coding sequence ATGCCCAATCAGAAAATACTGTACATTACCACAGAGATGTACCCTTATCAGGAAGATACAAATTTAGCAGCGGTGGTAAACAAAATGGCACTTAAAATGCACCAAGAAGGCAATGATGTAAGAGTTTTTATGCCAAGATTCGGACAGATAAGTGAGAGGAAATTCCAGCTTCATGAAGTAATTCGTCTTTCGGGGATGAATATTATTATCAATGATTTAGATCAGCCATTAATTATTAAAGTGGCTTCACTTCCGGGTGAGAGACTACAGGTTTATTTCATTGATAACGAAGAATACTTTAAAAGAAAACAATATTATTTTGATGACGAAGGAGTAGCGTTTGATGATAATGACGAGAGAGCGATATTCTTTGCACGCGGTGTGATAGAAACAATCAAAAAACTAAACTGGGTTCCAGATGTTATCCATTTAAATGGATGGATGTCTTCTTTTGTGCCTATTTATCTGAAAACATATTACAAATCTGATACTTACTTCAAAGATGCTAAAATTGTACTTTCATTATATAATGAGAAAGATGCAGCTTTGGCAGGAAATGTAGGCGAGAAACTTCAGTTTGATAATATTTCAGATTTAAATGCGTTAAATAATCCAAGCTTCGAGAGTTTCGTAATCGAAAGTATGAATTATGTAGACGAAGTTGTAAAAGGAGATGAGTTTTTGAACGGTGATCTTGATAAAGGTTTCAATGAAACAACTACTTCAAAATCTGAATACCTAGATGTAGACTCTATCAGTAAATTATATTAA